A region from the Drosophila bipectinata strain 14024-0381.07 chromosome 3R, DbipHiC1v2, whole genome shotgun sequence genome encodes:
- the Elovl7 gene encoding very long chain fatty acid elongase 7 isoform X2: MEYLTKFYDGWRDLMDNKSDPRTRDYPLMSSPFPTIAISLTYAYFVKVLGPKLMENRKPFELRKVLIVYNAAQVIFSAWLFYESCIGGWLNGYNLRCEPVDYSYSPKAIRTAEGCWWYYFSKFTEFFDTFFFVMRKRYDQVSTLHVIHHGIMPVSVWWGVKFTPGGHSTFFGFLNTFVHIIMYAYYMLAAMGPKVQRYLWWKKYLTVLQMIQFVLVMVHSFQLFFKNDCNYPIGFAYFIGAHAVMFYFLFSNFYKRAYVKRDGKDKSAVKANGHANGHVKALKDGEVAPIRNGKVNGFHNTFSKFTTEMCNPALNSNSAARQRVPVNAGNK; encoded by the exons GAGTACCTCACAAAATTCTACGATGGCTGGCGGGATCTTATGGACAACAAATCAGATCCGCGAACACGAGACTACCCGCTCATGAGCTCGCCGTTCCCCACGATAGCCATCAGTCTGACATACGCGTACTTCGTGAAG GTACTCGGCCCGAAGCTCATGGAAAACAGAAAACCCTTTGAGCTGCGCAAAGTCTTGATCGTCTATAATGCCGCCCAAGTTATCTTCAGTGCCTGGCTGTTTTACGAG TCCTGCATAGGCGGATGGCTGAACGGCTATAACTTGAGATGCGAACCCGTTGATTATTCCTACTCGCCCAAAGCGATACGT ACCGCTGAGGGATGCTGGTGGTACTACTTCTCCAAGTTCACCGAGTTCTTCGACACCTTCTTCTTCGTGATGCGCAAGCGTTACGACCAGGTGTCCACTCTGCATGTGATCCACCACGGCATCATGCCCGTCTCCGTCTGGTGGGGCGTCAAGTTCACTCCCGGCGGCCACTCGACCTTCTTCGGCTTCCTGAACACCTTCGTGCACATCATAATGTACGCCTACTACATGCTGGCCGCGATGGGACCTAAGGTTCAGCGCTACCTGTGGTGGAAGAAGTACCTCACCGTGCTGCAGATGATCCAGTTCGTCCTTGTGATGGTGCACTCCTTCCAGCTGTTCTTCAAGAATGACTGCAACTACCCCATCGGATTCGCGTACTTCATCGGCGCCCATGCTGTGATGTTCTACTTCCTGTTCTCCAACTTCTACAAGCGCGCTTATGTGAAGCGTGATGGCAAG GACAAATCGGCTGTGAAGGCCAACGGACATGCCAACGGCCACGTCAAGGCCCTGAAGGACGGCGAGGTGGCGCCCATCCGCAACGGAAAGGTCAACGGATTCCACAACACCTTCTCCAAGTTCACCACGGAAATGTGCAACCCGGCCCTGAACTCCAACTCCGCGGCGAGACAACGCGTCCCGGTCAACGCGGGAAATAAGTGA
- the Elovl7 gene encoding very long chain fatty acid elongase 7 isoform X1 has translation MTIFMDSYRAEIEEYLTKFYDGWRDLMDNKSDPRTRDYPLMSSPFPTIAISLTYAYFVKVLGPKLMENRKPFELRKVLIVYNAAQVIFSAWLFYESCIGGWLNGYNLRCEPVDYSYSPKAIRTAEGCWWYYFSKFTEFFDTFFFVMRKRYDQVSTLHVIHHGIMPVSVWWGVKFTPGGHSTFFGFLNTFVHIIMYAYYMLAAMGPKVQRYLWWKKYLTVLQMIQFVLVMVHSFQLFFKNDCNYPIGFAYFIGAHAVMFYFLFSNFYKRAYVKRDGKDKSAVKANGHANGHVKALKDGEVAPIRNGKVNGFHNTFSKFTTEMCNPALNSNSAARQRVPVNAGNK, from the exons GAGTACCTCACAAAATTCTACGATGGCTGGCGGGATCTTATGGACAACAAATCAGATCCGCGAACACGAGACTACCCGCTCATGAGCTCGCCGTTCCCCACGATAGCCATCAGTCTGACATACGCGTACTTCGTGAAG GTACTCGGCCCGAAGCTCATGGAAAACAGAAAACCCTTTGAGCTGCGCAAAGTCTTGATCGTCTATAATGCCGCCCAAGTTATCTTCAGTGCCTGGCTGTTTTACGAG TCCTGCATAGGCGGATGGCTGAACGGCTATAACTTGAGATGCGAACCCGTTGATTATTCCTACTCGCCCAAAGCGATACGT ACCGCTGAGGGATGCTGGTGGTACTACTTCTCCAAGTTCACCGAGTTCTTCGACACCTTCTTCTTCGTGATGCGCAAGCGTTACGACCAGGTGTCCACTCTGCATGTGATCCACCACGGCATCATGCCCGTCTCCGTCTGGTGGGGCGTCAAGTTCACTCCCGGCGGCCACTCGACCTTCTTCGGCTTCCTGAACACCTTCGTGCACATCATAATGTACGCCTACTACATGCTGGCCGCGATGGGACCTAAGGTTCAGCGCTACCTGTGGTGGAAGAAGTACCTCACCGTGCTGCAGATGATCCAGTTCGTCCTTGTGATGGTGCACTCCTTCCAGCTGTTCTTCAAGAATGACTGCAACTACCCCATCGGATTCGCGTACTTCATCGGCGCCCATGCTGTGATGTTCTACTTCCTGTTCTCCAACTTCTACAAGCGCGCTTATGTGAAGCGTGATGGCAAG GACAAATCGGCTGTGAAGGCCAACGGACATGCCAACGGCCACGTCAAGGCCCTGAAGGACGGCGAGGTGGCGCCCATCCGCAACGGAAAGGTCAACGGATTCCACAACACCTTCTCCAAGTTCACCACGGAAATGTGCAACCCGGCCCTGAACTCCAACTCCGCGGCGAGACAACGCGTCCCGGTCAACGCGGGAAATAAGTGA
- the Sfp84E gene encoding uncharacterized protein Sfp84E, with the protein MNLCTCISIGMASFLLLLPCGLEAKSKEKHFILKARTNQTTTGNATTSVGGSKLSNGNLLEAFYNHCENIYREKDFDANVIKGMASAIMDRLHEMCVYQPIHPLVLTTFTETLYCGGKLSDAIENIENILFGQLDQTCKEKHGFKAYYVTISADNIEEH; encoded by the exons ATg AATCTATGTACTTGTATTTCCATTGGGATGGCATCCTTTTTGCTACTACTTCCTTGTGGGCTAGAAGCTAAATCCAaggaaaaacattttattttaaaagccaGAACTAATCAGACAACCACCGGAAATGCCACGACTAGTGTTGGAGGAAGTAAACTTTCGAATGGAAATCTGTTAGAAGCATTTTACAATCACTgcgaaaatatatatagggAAAAGGATTTTGATGCCAATGTCATCAAAGGCATGGCGAGTGCTATTATGGATCGCCTTCATGAGATGTGTGTTTACCAGCCCATACACCCGTTAGTACTGACAACTTTCACGGAGACCCTCTATTGTGGTGGAAAACTGTCGGACGCTAtcgaaaatattgaaaatattttatttggacAGTTGGACCAAACATGCAAAGAAAAACACGGATTCAAGGCCTATTATGTTACAATAAGCGCAGATAATATTGAAGAACACTAA
- the Os-C gene encoding antennal-specific protein OS-C isoform X3 yields the protein MGFHVGRQLLLAGFLLVLLEFAPRSEARPQEVITVVKEETEVIKQEGDGDDDDDSSSEETVEDSGENRRRRREVNTDSTLSARAGIPVPILVDAVLPSAVADRLSRSAEADQEGPTTTEKTE from the exons ATGGGCTTCCATGTGGGACGACAACTGCTGCTCGCCGGATTCCTGCTGGTTCTGCTGGAGTTTGCACCACGTTCGGAGGCCAGGCCACAG GAGGTGATCACTGTGGTGAAGGAGGAAACGGAGGTGATCAAGCAGGAAGGCGACGgtgacgacgacgatgactCCTCCTCCGAAGAGACTGTGGAGGACTCTGGGGAGAACCGAAGGCGTCGCCGCGAAGTGAACACGGACAGCACCCTTTCCGCCCGAGCGGGTATACCAG TTCCCATTCTCGTCGATGCAGTGCTCCCAAGTGCAGTGGCCGATCGCCTGTCCAGATCCGCTGAAGCTGACCAGGAAGGACCCACCACCACCGAGAAGACCGAATAG
- the Os-C gene encoding antennal-specific protein OS-C isoform X1 produces the protein MGFHVGRQLLLAGFLLVLLEFAPRSEARPQEVITVVKEETEVIKQEGDGDDDDDSSSEETVEDSGENRRRRREVNTDSTLSARAGIPGEQIVPILVDAVLPSAVADRLSRSAEADQEGPTTTEKTE, from the exons ATGGGCTTCCATGTGGGACGACAACTGCTGCTCGCCGGATTCCTGCTGGTTCTGCTGGAGTTTGCACCACGTTCGGAGGCCAGGCCACAG GAGGTGATCACTGTGGTGAAGGAGGAAACGGAGGTGATCAAGCAGGAAGGCGACGgtgacgacgacgatgactCCTCCTCCGAAGAGACTGTGGAGGACTCTGGGGAGAACCGAAGGCGTCGCCGCGAAGTGAACACGGACAGCACCCTTTCCGCCCGAGCGGGTATACCAG GCGAGCAAATAGTTCCCATTCTCGTCGATGCAGTGCTCCCAAGTGCAGTGGCCGATCGCCTGTCCAGATCCGCTGAAGCTGACCAGGAAGGACCCACCACCACCGAGAAGACCGAATAG
- the Os-C gene encoding antennal-specific protein OS-C isoform X2 → MGFHVGRQLLLAGFLLVLLEFAPRSEARPQVITVVKEETEVIKQEGDGDDDDDSSSEETVEDSGENRRRRREVNTDSTLSARAGIPGEQIVPILVDAVLPSAVADRLSRSAEADQEGPTTTEKTE, encoded by the exons ATGGGCTTCCATGTGGGACGACAACTGCTGCTCGCCGGATTCCTGCTGGTTCTGCTGGAGTTTGCACCACGTTCGGAGGCCAGGCCACAG GTGATCACTGTGGTGAAGGAGGAAACGGAGGTGATCAAGCAGGAAGGCGACGgtgacgacgacgatgactCCTCCTCCGAAGAGACTGTGGAGGACTCTGGGGAGAACCGAAGGCGTCGCCGCGAAGTGAACACGGACAGCACCCTTTCCGCCCGAGCGGGTATACCAG GCGAGCAAATAGTTCCCATTCTCGTCGATGCAGTGCTCCCAAGTGCAGTGGCCGATCGCCTGTCCAGATCCGCTGAAGCTGACCAGGAAGGACCCACCACCACCGAGAAGACCGAATAG
- the CD98hc gene encoding amino acid transporter heavy chain SLC3A2, with translation MVQDEKTAPNDGADEQMLGSGGVEDKLADRRDEVKFIKGDHQNGDAKIDIGAVNGGKPAFTGMSKEELMKYANDPFWVRLRWIFFVGFWAVWVGMLVGAILIIIGAPKCAAPQPLPWYKRGPHAKFASLEAVKQADVESVKKIHAAGAIYELPAAFTYNVKKPEVEEMIKRLVAQYQGSDIRVILDVTPNYVHKDSQLVLDAIADPEKRSAFVWVTGKTVEPTNWLKVGGTRSAWKKLNDSYVLSQFEDDYYDLKMNSTLVRKEFGDVLKHLVGLGVEGIRLNNTKYFVITENLEDETPSAVPNGGNLGDYGFFNHKQTTFQSGLGDVLYDYLSIVKNASDEAFLSVADDVIRPQVYHLSEVPGVNGIDLPIFGDFVKVLSKSKPDKSLQQDLENTLFQAGNNSWLQWNFGDVYVDTPQDPSALSLFLSLLPGVPVVAVDSIMYQNVTEETYRQIEQLRKSASYMHGELKLFQADPLVAYSRIKSGNPGFFVVFNPTDLPQSSNFTGSVNLPEKMTVSYFSEHYNNHENSVKVGHAAKLNLKELKVAPHSTIILTYVPTTTE, from the exons ATGGTCCAGGATGAGAAGACAGCCCCCAACGACGGAGCCGACGAGCAGATGCTAGGCTCCGGCGGCGTGGAAGACAAGCTGGCCGACCGCCGGGATGAGGTCAAGTTCATCAAGGGCGACCACCAGAACGGCGATGCCAAAATCGATATAGGAGCAGTCAATGGAGGAAAGCCT GCCTTCACTGGAATGAGCAAGGAGGAACTTATGAAGTACGCCAATGATCCATTCTGGGTCCGTCTTCGATGGATCTTCTTCGTGGGCTTTTGGGCCGTGTGGGTGGGCATGCTGGTGGGCGCCATTCTGATCATCATCGGAGCCCCCAAGTGCGCTGCCCCCCAGCCGTTGCCGTGGTATAAGCGCGGCCCGCACGCCAAATTTGCCAGCCTGGAGGCTGTCAAGCAGGCGGATGTCGAGTCTGTCAAAAAGATCCACGCTGCAGGAGCCATCTATGAGTTGCCCGCTGCTTTCACTTACAATGTGAAGAAGCCAGAGGTCGAGGAGATGATAAAGCGACTAGTGGCTCAGTACCAGGGCAGCGATATCCGGGTGATTCTCGACGTGACCCCCAACTATGTGCACAAGGATTCGCAGCTGGTGTTGGATGCCATTGCCGATCCGGAAAAGCGTTCCGCCTTTGTGTGGGTCACTGGCAAGACAGTCGAGCCAACAAACTGGCTCAAGGTTGGCGGCACTCGCAGTGCTTGGAAGAAGCTGAACGACAGCTATGTGCTCTCCCAGTTCGAGGACGACTACTACGACCTCAAAATGAACAGCACCTTGGTCCGGAAGGAGTTTGGAGATGTACTGAAGCATCTGGTTGGCCTGGGTGTCGAGGGAATCCGTCTGAACAATACCAAGTACTTTGTGATTACCGAGAATCTGGAAGACGAAACGCCTTCAGCAGTGCCCAATGGCGGAAACCTGGGAGACTATGGCTTCTTCAACCACAAGCAGACCACATTCCAATCCGGCCTGGGAGACGTTCTTTATGATTACCTGAGCATCGTTAAGAACGCTTCCGATGAAGCCTTCCTCTCGGTGGCCGATGACGTGATCCGGCCGCAGGTGTATCACTTGAGCGAGGTTCCCGGCGTCAATGGCATCGATCTCCCTATCTTCGGTGACTTCGTCAAGGTCCTCAGCAAGTCTAAGCCAGATAAGTCGCTTCAGCAGGATCTGGAAAACACACTCTTCCAGGCTGGCAACAACAGCTGGCTGCAGTGGAACTTCGGAGACGTCTATGTGGACACACCCCAGGATCCCTCAGCTCTGTCATTGTTCCTCTCTTTACTTCCTGGTGTCCCGGTGGTGGCAGTGGACTCCATTATGTATCAAAACGTGACCGAGGAGACCTACAGGCAGATCGAGCAGCTCCGCAAATCGGCATCTTACATGCACGGCGAGCTGAAGCTCTTCCAGGCCGATCCCTTGGTGGCTTATTCCAG AATCAAGTCTGGAAATCCTGGCTTCTTTGTGGTATTCAATCCCACCGACTTGCCGCAGTCTAGTAACTTCACTGGTTCTGTCAATCTTCCGGAAAAGATGACAGTTTCCTACTTCAGCGAGCACTACAACAACCACGAAAATTCCGTCAAGGTGGGCCACGCCGCCAAGCTGAATCTGAAGGAACTCAAGGTCGCTCCCCACTCGACCATCATCCTCACCTACGTTCCGACCACAACGGAGTAA